In Bradyrhizobium sp. 195, the sequence CAAAATGGTAGTTCAACCCGATCTTTCCGATGTGATAGTTGCTGGACAGGCTCGTTGTGTTTGCCGGAAGAATTGCCAACGGCGGCAACTGCACCGTCGGAGGCGTTGCGACACTTGGCCCACCGAAATGCAGATAGTCATACTCTACTTTGACCGACCATGCAGGCGTAAGCGCTTGCTCGATGCCCAGCCCGATGACGCCACCGACCTGACCATAGTCGAAACGAGTGTTCTCCTGTGGCTGCAGGCCATTATATTCGTTGTTATTGAGCACGTTGCCCTGCTTGTATTGCCAAGCCACGCCTCCCTTGAGATAGGCCAGCGTATGGCCGAGAGCGCCGAACGCGTAACCGACGCGGCCGGCCCCGGTGGCAAAGAGGTTTGGACCTGCCGTGCAGTTTGCGCTCACAACAAAGCCCGAGGCGGCCAGGCAAGTATTTGTGCCATCGGAGACAGCACGGCTGGCATCCAGTTCGACGCCAAACACCCAGCCGTTCTTCTGCCAATTGTAGCCGATCTGGCCTCCTGCGAGGAACACTGGGGTATCGACGACGCCGCCATAGATTGACGGACCGTAGGGATTGCTGAAGGAGGTTCGGCCGTACCCACCGCCGACGTGCCCGCCAATATAGCCTCCGGACCAGCTCCACACCGTCGCTGGCACTTTCACTTGTGGCTCAAGGTCCGCCGCATTGGCTGCACCGCTTGCGATGAGCGCAATTGTTGTGGCTCCCGAAAGAAGAACTCCAGATCGCATCCAATACTTCCCTGCATTTTCTCGGCCACAACCGAGCGCCCTTAAGTTATCGCCGCAGCAAGCCGTCGGGGCGGACCAGACGCTAACGGCGATGCGCGCCGAGTCCGTCCCGAAGACCATCGCACTGCGATTGGTGATGATGACGTGAACAACGCAAACCTCGTGCCGAAGAGAGTTCGAAGCTCTGCAGGCACTCCGTAAGGTGTGTAGCGTCAAGTTGCTGACATTCGTCTCAAGACTGACAGTCTGCGCTGCTATCGTCCGACACGACGTTGCGCCTCGAACAGTTGTCCCATCGTCCCTCAATACGCGGGACGCGCGTTAATGTGGGGCATTCAACTCGGCATCGTTCAGCGCGGTGATCGAGGAAGCGCTGCTTGGCGTCATGGGGCGATCGCCGCTGCAATCGCGGCAGCCAGGAGAGCTAAGGAACGGCGGGATCAGGTGCGTGATGCTCTCCGCCGACATCATGCAGCCGTGCGCCAACTGTTGCTGATCGCCAGCGACGATCTCATTGTTGGCTTCCTCAATCGCAATGACCTCAAGACCGGCAACGGCAATCGCGTACCCGCGAGCGCGTCACATCAATGCGCTCGGAACTACCACATCCCGGTGTTTAAGCCTGCCGATGGCGGAGTAGTGTGGTCGCCGCCGGGTCGTGTCGCCGTTGGTCTGCTTCACCGGCAGAGATTGTACTCGTGGAGCCAACAAAGCGCCTGTCGCGCGCCGCCCAGTTCCTCGACCTTGTCGAACACCAGCTTGATCGCTTCCTGGACACGCCGATCCGGGTCTTTCTCATAACGGTCGCCGGCCTTCACGAAGCCGACGGGCGCCGCCACAACCAACTCGCCGCGGCGCGCCTTCTCATAGCGGGCCGAGAGCGAGCGCTGCCGCAACAGATCCGGCTCGTACTCGTTGAGGCTGCCCTTGAGCCCGAGCAGCAGGCGGTCGTTGCCGTGCCTTGGCGCGTAGATGGTCGCCTGATCGACCAGAACCGGTATCGACCACGCGGCACATCTCGATGAGTTGCTGCCAATCCCGGCTGTTGCGAGCGAAGCGCGAGACCTCGCGGGCGCAAATCGCACCACCTTACCAAGGCAAACCTCCGCTACCATTCGTTCGAAGCCGGCGCGTTGTACGCCGCCGGCGTCCGACCCCGCCGTCACCTACGATCGGCGACGCGATCAATGCCGGTTATTTTTATTTGGAAGTTCGGTGCCTGGGGTGCGACACCAATCAGACCGTGGCGCTCGACATCATCAGGCGTGCGAAGACCACGCCGGTGCATGAGCTAGATGTGGTCTTTCAGGAGGTTGTCCATCTGGTCCGAACCGAGGAAGCTGAGGTTGCGAAGCTTCAGTGTTCCACGGACAGACCAGATGAACAGCCACAAGAATGCTCTCCTGACACCGAAAGGTCGAGAGGCCAAGGTGCGGTGTGTGGAGGCGGGACTGAGCAATGCACGCCGCCGCGCCCCAGTTCAACACCACGCCGAAGATGGTGGCAAAATGGGTCGAACGGCCGCACAATCTGCGCAACGTTCTGGCCGCGCTTGCATCGATGTCGGCGTGCCGCAGCTTAGCCCTCAGCATATGCCGGCTCCAGAACACCAGCACATATATCGAGCAGCGTAATAGCCTTTGAAGAAGCCTCCCTCCTGATGCCCGTGTACGGGTGGGGGCGTCGAGATCGAGGATGATCTGCGGCGGGATCACTTGGGCGACTCCAGGAACAGCTTCAGGGGCGTCCCACCACTCCAGACTGATCTGCACTACGCTCTGTCGTTATCAGGGCATTCCTTGAACCACCACAACACGCCTTGCCGAATCGCGCCCCGATGCGCCTCAACAATGTGAGAAATGCACGCTGCGCTCAGGAGAGGCCCCTGCGGCACCCGCTGAGCTGTGCGTCATAAACGGAACGCTGCCATTGTAGCTCAGCGCTCGCTTGCAGGCAGCAGACCGATCAGCGCTTTAGCCTCGGACTTCAGAACTACAATCGCAGCCTTCCGAGCATCTGCATCAAAGCGAGTCCGAATGGCGGAGACCGAGAGGGCGCCGCGCAATTGACCATGAACGTCGATCACAGGCACAGCTGCGGCCGCGACCTCAGGGTCCCGCTCGCCGATCGAGACGTAGAAGCCACGATCTCTGACCTTCTTTCCATCGGCTGATGCAGAATCGCGGTAGGCGGTAAGAACACGGCCGGCAGCGCCGCGGTCAATCGGCAATCGCTGACCCTCTTCGAGGTGATGCCGGACCGAACGCGGAGAATTGACGCGATAAAGGCAGATGCGCTCGTCGCCCTCCGCAATGTAGAAGGATGCGGTCTCTCCGGTTGCCTCGACCAGACGATGGAGCGAGGGTCTGATCAGGTCACCGAGGTCGAGCCCGCGCTGATAGAGCGCCCCAAGGCGCCATAGCTCCGGTCCGGGTCGAAATAGCCGGTCCGTACCCCGCACCAGGAAGCCATCCGCCTCCAGAGATGCGGCAAGGCGAAGGACTGTGCTCTTGTAGAGGTCAGTCGCATGCGCAATCTCTGTCAGCGTCATCGCGGCGCGTTCCGGGTCGAACGCCTTAAGGATTGCCAGTGCCCGCGCGACCGCATCAACCCCTGTTCTTACCATCGATACCTCTGGTTCTGCTGTGCAGAACCAATAGTCAGAATGACGCCAAGAGTCCAGCCAGTTAGCACGACCGCCATTCTGCACATCAGAATAGGATTGACTCCTCGTGAGACGCGAGCTACGCGGTTCCAGACGTCAGAATAAGTTCTATGGAGTGAAACAAATGGGGCGGCCGGGACTTGCCGTGGACTTGCGCGACGTGATGATTCGCTTCGGCGACTTCACGGCCGTCAAAAGCATGAACCTCCAGGTGGCCGAGACTGAATTCGTTGCAGTGGTGGGGCCGACCGGCTGCGGAAAATCGACCATTCTCAACACCGTCACCGGACTGCTGAAGCCCGCCGCCGGCGACGTTCGCATTTTCGGCAAGTCTCTTACGGGCCTGAACGGTCAGTCCGGCTACATGCTTCAACAGGAAGGGCTGCTGCCCTGGAAGACCGCCCAGGACAATGTCGGCCTCGGGCTCGTCTTTCAGGGCAGCTCGATCGCGAAAGCGCGCGAGCAGGCACGGCCCTGGCTCGCCAAGGTCGGATTGAAGGGATTCGAGGAGCGCTATCCGCATCAATTGTCCGGCGGCCAGCGCAAGCGCGTTGCGATGGCACAAACCCTGATCATGGAGCCCAAAATCGTTCTCATGGATGAGCCGTTCTCCGCGCTGGACGTTCACACACGCCGACTCATGCACCGCATCCTGCTCGACCTCTGGCAGGCGGACCGGCGCTCGCTCATCTTCATCACCCATGATCTCGATGAGGCGATCACGCTGGCGGACCGCGTCGTTGTGATGTCTGCCGGTCCCGCCAGCAGCATGGTTGCCGACGTCAGGATCACGCTGCCTCGTCCGCGCGATGTTTCTGCGCTGCAGACCACCGACGAATTCATAGCGCTCTATCGTGAAATCTGGTCGCTGCTCGGCGCCGAAGTGGAGAAAAGCTATGTCACGCAGGGGTAGGGTCGCTCTCACGCAGTTCGCCATCGTCCTTGGCCTGATCCTGATCTGGGAATTGGGCGTGTGGGCCGGACTGATCGATCCCTTCTTCTTTCCGGCACCGTCGACACTTGTCGCAAGGATCGGGCTGTGGATGTCGACGGCGGACTTTTGGACCGATATTGGCATAACATTGCTGGAGACGGTCCTGTCGTTCCTGGCTGGCATCGGGATCGGCACAGCACTTGGTATCTGGCTGGGCTTAAGCCCGTTCGCTGCCGAAGTCGTTCAGCCCTTTATCAAGATGTTCAATGCAATCCCGCGGATCTTGCTTGGACCCATTTTCGTCATCTGGTTCGGATTGGGCCTCACCTCCAAGGTTGCGCTCGGCGTCACGCTGGTTCTATTCGTCGCATTCTTTAACACGTTCCAGGGCGTCCGCGAGGTCAATCCGGTCGTGCTGGCGAATGCCCGCCTGCTGCGTGCATCGAAGTCGTCCCTGCTACGGCACGTCTACCTGCCGTCCGCCACGACCTGGATTCTGTCGAGCCTGCGGGTGTCCGTCGGCATGGCCATGATGGGCGCCGTGGTCGCTGAATATCTCGGCTCGTCCGCAGGATTGGGGCACTTAATTGCGCAGGCCGAAGGCGTCCTCGATGCGACGGGAGTGTTCGCAGGAATTATCGTTCTCTCCGCCTTCGTCGTTGTCCTCGATGCCATTGTCGACTGCGCGGAAAAGCGGCTCCTGGTCTGGCGGCCGGCGCCTGCGCACGAAAGCTGATCGTACGCTCTCCCATCAATCATGGAGGTTCGCATGCACGTTTCCATAAGACTGACGCCAGTCGTGGCGCTGGCCGCATTCTCGGTCATTTTGGCGCATGCCACCGAGCCCGAGAAAACAAAATTGAAGATCGCCGTGGGGTCACAGATCCTCAACTATATGCCTGTCGAACTTGGAGTGAAGCTTGGCTCCTTTAAGGAAGAAGGCCTTGACGTTACCGTCGAGAACTTCCAGGCCGGTGGCTCAAAGGCTCTGCAGGCCCTGATCGGCGGCTCCGTCGACGGGACTATCGGCTTTTACGATCACACCATTCAGATGCAGGCGCAGGGTAAGCAAATTTCCTGCGTGTTCCTGCTGAATGACATTCCCGGCGTCCTGCTCGGTGTCCGCAGCGACCTCGCCGACAAGGTCAGAACCGGCGCCGACCTGAAGGGTCTCAGGCTCGGGATCACGGCGCCGGGGTCATCGACGGAGACTATGGCGCGTTACTACATCAAGAAGTCAGGATTGGGTTCACGCGATGTCAACATCATTGCCGTCGGCAGCGGTGCACCGGGCATGGTGGCGCTTGAGGCCATGAACGTCGATGCCCTGGTCTATTTCGATCCCATCGCGACGCTTCTCGCGCGCAAGAAGAGCGCGACAGCGCTGTTCGATGCGCGCACGATCGAAGGCTCAAAGCAGGCCTTCGGCGGATCCTATCCGACCGCGTGTCTCTACCTTCAGCAGTCTTTCATCGACAAAAATCCCGAAACGGTCCAGCGCCTGGTCAACGCCTTGCTCAAAACTCACCGCTGGATCAACGTAACGCCGACGGAGCAGCTCGTCGATACGATTCCTCCTGGT encodes:
- a CDS encoding outer membrane protein translates to MRSGVLLSGATTIALIASGAANAADLEPQVKVPATVWSWSGGYIGGHVGGGYGRTSFSNPYGPSIYGGVVDTPVFLAGGQIGYNWQKNGWVFGVELDASRAVSDGTNTCLAASGFVVSANCTAGPNLFATGAGRVGYAFGALGHTLAYLKGGVAWQYKQGNVLNNNEYNGLQPQENTRFDYGQVGGVIGLGIEQALTPAWSVKVEYDYLHFGGPSVATPPTVQLPPLAILPANTTSLSSNYHIGKIGLNYHFGAVPWVAQWSDAPLYAKAPAGVPPVAYTAGWSFEGGSRLWLSRGRFQWDASAISNEIATEDPNILISRLTYHGLDGLSGELFGRLDSPWGVFLKSNVGIGRFDKESSTMKIGASLASLIATRYRARQTGGLRTTRPT
- a CDS encoding recombinase family protein, giving the protein MRFAPARSRASLATAGIGSNSSRCAAWSIPVLVDQATIYAPRHGNDRLLLGLKGSLNEYEPDLLRQRSLSARYEKARRGELVVAAPVGFVKAGDRYEKDPDRRVQEAIKLVFDKVEELGGARQALCWLHEYNLCR
- a CDS encoding IclR family transcriptional regulator translates to MQNGGRANWLDSWRHSDYWFCTAEPEVSMVRTGVDAVARALAILKAFDPERAAMTLTEIAHATDLYKSTVLRLAASLEADGFLVRGTDRLFRPGPELWRLGALYQRGLDLGDLIRPSLHRLVEATGETASFYIAEGDERICLYRVNSPRSVRHHLEEGQRLPIDRGAAGRVLTAYRDSASADGKKVRDRGFYVSIGERDPEVAAAAVPVIDVHGQLRGALSVSAIRTRFDADARKAAIVVLKSEAKALIGLLPASER
- a CDS encoding ABC transporter ATP-binding protein, coding for MGRPGLAVDLRDVMIRFGDFTAVKSMNLQVAETEFVAVVGPTGCGKSTILNTVTGLLKPAAGDVRIFGKSLTGLNGQSGYMLQQEGLLPWKTAQDNVGLGLVFQGSSIAKAREQARPWLAKVGLKGFEERYPHQLSGGQRKRVAMAQTLIMEPKIVLMDEPFSALDVHTRRLMHRILLDLWQADRRSLIFITHDLDEAITLADRVVVMSAGPASSMVADVRITLPRPRDVSALQTTDEFIALYREIWSLLGAEVEKSYVTQG
- a CDS encoding ABC transporter permease; this translates as MSRRGRVALTQFAIVLGLILIWELGVWAGLIDPFFFPAPSTLVARIGLWMSTADFWTDIGITLLETVLSFLAGIGIGTALGIWLGLSPFAAEVVQPFIKMFNAIPRILLGPIFVIWFGLGLTSKVALGVTLVLFVAFFNTFQGVREVNPVVLANARLLRASKSSLLRHVYLPSATTWILSSLRVSVGMAMMGAVVAEYLGSSAGLGHLIAQAEGVLDATGVFAGIIVLSAFVVVLDAIVDCAEKRLLVWRPAPAHES
- a CDS encoding ABC transporter substrate-binding protein, which encodes MHVSIRLTPVVALAAFSVILAHATEPEKTKLKIAVGSQILNYMPVELGVKLGSFKEEGLDVTVENFQAGGSKALQALIGGSVDGTIGFYDHTIQMQAQGKQISCVFLLNDIPGVLLGVRSDLADKVRTGADLKGLRLGITAPGSSTETMARYYIKKSGLGSRDVNIIAVGSGAPGMVALEAMNVDALVYFDPIATLLARKKSATALFDARTIEGSKQAFGGSYPTACLYLQQSFIDKNPETVQRLVNALLKTHRWINVTPTEQLVDTIPPGYKTDNREVNIEIMNASKALFSPTGQMDIEAAKVPLAVLSDFDPKIAAAKIDLNKTFTNRFAERAAQQLK